The proteins below come from a single Acidimicrobiia bacterium genomic window:
- the rpmC gene encoding 50S ribosomal protein L29, with translation MTAPIKELRDLSDGELVTRLRTSKEELFNLRFQNATGQLDNNSRIGWIKKDIARCETLLREREIDAAESEMVEGR, from the coding sequence ATGACCGCGCCGATCAAGGAGCTGCGCGACCTGAGCGACGGCGAGCTCGTGACGCGCCTGCGCACGTCCAAGGAAGAGCTGTTCAACCTGCGCTTCCAGAACGCGACCGGGCAGCTGGACAACAACTCCCGGATCGGGTGGATCAAGAAGGACATCGCGCGCTGCGAGACGCTCCTCCGCGAGCGGGAGATCGACGCAGCCGAGTCAGAGATGGTCGAGGGCCGCTGA
- the rpsQ gene encoding 30S ribosomal protein S17 yields MKETEARPNRRKLREGTVVSAKMDKTVVVAVTDRVRHRRYGKTLQRTRKFYAQDDTNDAREGDRVRITETRPLSKLKRWRVIEVLERAR; encoded by the coding sequence ATGAAGGAGACTGAAGCACGTCCGAACCGCAGAAAGCTGCGGGAGGGCACGGTCGTGTCCGCGAAGATGGACAAGACCGTCGTCGTCGCGGTCACTGACCGCGTCCGCCATCGCCGCTACGGCAAGACCCTCCAACGCACGCGCAAGTTCTACGCCCAAGACGACACCAACGACGCCCGCGAGGGCGATCGAGTCCGCATCACCGAGACGCGCCCGCTCTCGAAGCTCAAGCGCTGGCGCGTCATCGAAGTCCTGGAGAGAGCCCGCTAA